In Lagopus muta isolate bLagMut1 chromosome 29, bLagMut1 primary, whole genome shotgun sequence, one genomic interval encodes:
- the HAX1 gene encoding HCLS1-associated protein X-1: MSFYDAFRGFFGFPGRGRPRDPLFGAPWDEEEEEEEEAEGPPGPRPPDDFAFGFGFSPGGAFEELLRDMGELLGAFGGGWAGLPPSFGGERGWGGPGGAARPGLTPALPSEPPLPGHGTGRPLRDSMLKEPEGPARQWEPRPALEEPPPPSPGQKEDRDLDSQVSSAGLGTILRPRQPRSYFQSVSVTTVTLPDGAVEERRTVQDSQGHRETTITRRRGDQAFITTTKEDGQSKDYREEVLNMDDRELAQFAGTWPQRDELLSPPQSSSSLLGSFFRRWFSSW; encoded by the exons ATGAGTTTTTACGACGCCTTCCGCGGTTTCTTCGGCTTCCCGGGGCGCGGCAG GCCCCGGGACCCGCTGTTCGGAGCGCCGTgggacgaggaggaggaggaagaggaggaagccGAGGGCCCCCCTGGGCCGCGCCCCCCCGATGATTTCGCCTTCGGCTTCGGCTTCAGCCCCGGCGGCGCCTTCGAGGAGCTGCTGCGGGACATGGGCGAGCTGCTGGGGGCCTTCGGGGGGGGCTGGGCCGGGCTGCCCCCGTCCTTCGGCGGGGAGCGGGGTTGGGGGGGGCCCGGCGGAGCAGCCAGGCCCGGGCTGACCCCGGCGCTCCCCTCTGAGCCCCCCCTGCCCGGCCACGGCACGGGGCGGCCGCTGCGCGACTCCATGCTGAAAGAGCCCGAGGGTCCGGCCCGGCAGTGGGAGCCGCGCCCGGCG ctggaggagcccCCGCCGCCCTCCCCGGGACAAAAGGAGGACCGCG atTTGGACTCCCAGGTGTCCTCGGCGGGGCTGGGCACCATCCTGCGGCCCCGGCAGCCGCGTTCCTACTTCCAGAGCGTCTCGGTCACCACAGTGACGCTCCCTGATGGA GCAGTGGAGGAGCGCCGCACGGTGCAGGACAGCCAGGGCCACCGTGAGACGACCATCACCCGCCGGAGGGGGGACCAGGCCTTCATCACCACCACCAAGGAGGACGGGCAGAGCAAAGACTACCGGGAGGAGGTGCTCAACATGGATGACA GGGAGCTGGCCCAGTTTGCAGGCACGTGGCCGCAGCGTGATGAGCTCCTCAGCCCTCCCCAGAGCTCCTCATCCCTGCTGGGCAGCTTCTTCCGCCGCTGGTTCTCCAGCTGGTAG